A window of Sutcliffiella cohnii contains these coding sequences:
- a CDS encoding thioredoxin family protein — protein MNLNEWFAKGLTYEQYKENMTVNREEMETIYQDFSLKTEETSLLQKVAQQQLNVIVITEDWCGDALLNNPILMKIAEAGKMDVRFILRDQNLELMDQYLTNGTARSIPIFIFINQAGEEVAVWGPRAPKVQEMVDKMKSSLPPSDSPDFKEKQSALFKQIKDLYVNDASLRDIVSDSILEKLKEKVL, from the coding sequence ATGAATTTAAATGAGTGGTTTGCAAAAGGACTTACATATGAACAATATAAAGAAAACATGACGGTAAACAGAGAAGAAATGGAAACTATTTATCAAGATTTTTCTTTAAAAACGGAAGAAACTTCGCTGTTACAAAAGGTAGCACAACAACAATTAAACGTTATTGTTATTACGGAAGACTGGTGTGGAGATGCCCTACTTAATAATCCGATATTAATGAAAATAGCTGAAGCCGGTAAAATGGACGTTCGCTTTATTCTTCGCGATCAAAACCTTGAATTAATGGATCAATATTTAACGAATGGGACAGCTCGCTCTATTCCAATCTTTATTTTCATTAACCAGGCTGGTGAAGAAGTAGCTGTATGGGGCCCAAGAGCTCCTAAAGTGCAGGAAATGGTGGATAAAATGAAGTCTTCCCTTCCCCCAAGTGACTCACCAGATTTTAAGGAAAAGCAATCTGCCCTCTTTAAGCAAATTAAAGATTTATACGTAAACGATGCTTCTCTACGGGATATTGTGTCAGATAGCATATTAGAAAAGTTAAAAGAGAAAGTACTATAA
- a CDS encoding NAD(P)-binding protein, whose translation MAIMGAGLSGLACAIMLERNGVYPTIYESRSKVGDRFINGEALFSILTRPINDSISYLSNEYELYLKPTSHIGQMVIHSENSKATINERIGFVNIRGRHELSFENQLAEQVNSELIFNSEKSYEELSQEYTHVVMATGDASYAVKVKNFKEDLSVTLKGATVEGNFERFSVSVWLNNELAPKGYGYLLPFSDKEANIVIAFPDEAIKTDEEINKLWDRFFQTVCSELGQSLKITDQFQIRNYKIGICNAPRIGNTFFTGNCFGAIMPFLGFGQFQALLTGIYAAQDICGLGTYEQLTKPLMKSYEHSLILRRALEQMNNNTYDFLISHLDGRIGSKIFQQSTHNPLKVLSYLIRPFIKKEPRYLRNE comes from the coding sequence GTGGCGATAATGGGAGCGGGGTTGTCAGGCTTAGCTTGTGCTATTATGTTAGAACGGAATGGAGTCTATCCAACAATATACGAGAGTAGATCGAAAGTTGGAGACCGCTTCATAAATGGCGAGGCACTCTTCTCGATTTTAACTAGACCGATTAACGACTCCATTAGCTATTTATCAAATGAATACGAACTGTACTTAAAGCCAACGAGTCATATTGGGCAAATGGTCATACATAGCGAAAACAGTAAAGCTACTATTAATGAGAGAATTGGTTTTGTTAATATTAGAGGTCGACATGAGCTATCTTTTGAAAATCAATTAGCAGAGCAAGTTAACTCAGAGCTAATATTTAACTCTGAAAAGTCGTATGAGGAGCTTTCGCAAGAGTATACTCACGTTGTGATGGCAACAGGTGATGCTTCCTATGCGGTAAAAGTAAAAAACTTTAAAGAAGATTTATCGGTAACGTTAAAGGGAGCGACAGTTGAAGGGAATTTTGAACGTTTTTCCGTTAGTGTATGGTTAAATAACGAATTAGCTCCTAAAGGATATGGCTATTTACTTCCGTTTTCTGATAAAGAAGCCAACATTGTCATTGCTTTTCCTGATGAGGCAATCAAAACAGATGAAGAAATAAATAAGCTTTGGGACCGATTTTTTCAAACAGTTTGTTCCGAGCTTGGACAATCGTTAAAGATTACCGATCAATTTCAAATTAGAAATTATAAGATTGGAATTTGCAACGCACCTCGAATTGGTAATACGTTCTTTACAGGAAATTGCTTCGGTGCAATTATGCCTTTTCTCGGATTTGGCCAATTTCAAGCACTATTAACTGGGATATATGCTGCACAAGACATATGTGGCTTAGGAACCTATGAACAATTAACGAAGCCTTTAATGAAGAGTTACGAGCATTCGTTAATACTCCGCCGAGCGTTAGAACAAATGAACAATAACACATATGATTTTCTCATTTCCCATCTTGATGGTCGTATCGGTAGTAAAATCTTTCAACAAAGTACACATAATCCATTGAAGGTATTAAGTTATTTAATTAGGCCGTTTATAAAAAAGGAGCCCCGCTATTTAAGAAACGAATAA
- the ald gene encoding alanine dehydrogenase, whose protein sequence is MLIGVPKEIKNNENRVAITPAGVDAFVKAGHKVIIETEAGMGSGFTDGDYTNAGAEIVETAAEAWSADMVMKVKEPLSSEYNYFREGLILFTYLHLAAEPELAEALTKNGVTAIAYETVEVNRTLPLLTPMSEVAGRMAAQIGAQFLEKVHGGKGILLSGVPGVKRGKVTIIGGGVAGTNAAKMAVGLGAEVTIIDLSPERLRQLDDIFGTDVTTLMSNPFNIAEAVKESDLVIGAVLIPGAKAPKLVSEEMIKSMSPGSVVVDIAIDQGGIFATSDHITTHDNPTYVKHGVVHYAVANMPGAVPRTSTIALTNATMNYALQIANKGVQKAIAENHALKLGVNVVNGSITYEAVAKDLGYNYVPVDEAFEKEITKL, encoded by the coding sequence ATGTTAATCGGAGTTCCTAAAGAAATTAAAAACAATGAGAATCGTGTCGCAATTACTCCAGCTGGTGTAGATGCTTTCGTAAAGGCTGGACATAAAGTAATTATCGAAACTGAAGCTGGGATGGGAAGCGGCTTTACAGATGGAGATTACACAAATGCTGGTGCGGAGATTGTAGAAACAGCAGCAGAAGCTTGGTCTGCAGATATGGTTATGAAAGTAAAAGAACCACTTTCATCCGAATACAACTATTTCCGCGAAGGATTAATTTTATTCACGTACCTTCATTTAGCAGCAGAGCCTGAATTGGCTGAGGCACTAACGAAGAATGGCGTAACAGCAATTGCATATGAAACAGTTGAAGTAAATCGTACATTACCACTACTTACTCCAATGAGTGAAGTTGCTGGAAGAATGGCAGCACAAATCGGTGCACAATTTTTAGAAAAAGTACACGGTGGTAAAGGTATCCTTCTATCAGGCGTACCTGGTGTTAAACGTGGAAAAGTAACGATTATTGGTGGCGGTGTAGCTGGTACAAATGCTGCGAAAATGGCAGTTGGACTTGGTGCGGAAGTTACAATTATCGATTTAAGCCCTGAGCGTTTACGTCAATTAGATGATATATTTGGTACAGATGTAACAACATTAATGTCAAACCCATTCAATATTGCAGAAGCAGTAAAAGAATCTGATCTTGTTATCGGAGCAGTTTTAATTCCTGGAGCAAAAGCACCGAAGTTAGTTTCAGAAGAAATGATTAAGTCAATGAGCCCTGGATCTGTTGTCGTTGATATCGCAATCGACCAAGGTGGTATTTTCGCAACTTCTGACCACATCACAACTCATGACAACCCAACGTACGTAAAACACGGTGTTGTTCATTACGCTGTTGCAAACATGCCTGGAGCTGTTCCTAGAACATCTACAATTGCATTAACAAATGCAACAATGAATTACGCTCTACAAATTGCAAACAAAGGCGTGCAAAAGGCCATTGCAGAAAACCATGCTTTAAAGCTTGGAGTAAACGTTGTAAACGGTTCGATCACGTATGAAGCAGTTGCAAAAGACTTAGGTTATAATTACGTACCAGTTGATGAAGCTTTCGAAAAAGAAATAACAAAATTATAA
- a CDS encoding PucR family transcriptional regulator, translating to MTKKFENDPFKRTYTSLEDLVDSINDTFQCPVTIEDANHRLLAYNSHEDETDPARISTIIKRRVPEKVINKLWKEGIIPQLMATDEPIRIPEIKEIGLRDRVAVSIRKNNKVLGYIWIVEEKNKLSDKQFLQLKNAASAATTLLIKLHLQKKKKEEDYQDFFWQLITGHYKSQEEISKKFYQLNISMPERFSVLVFQFEQEISRQMEDHIAYLISTSQKITNHFLVVMRNELILIASPHPSYPDEKNFREFITFFIAEMKNRFSVEGIKGSSGTVYADLERVETSYQEALKVLEMKDEYPEVLEDVYHYHQLGMFRYFDAIMKEKRSDSYEHPAIFKLEQYDKVNNTNFLKTLEVFINEDSNMNDASKKLFVHINTLNYRMKRIVEITEIDLKNVNEKMSIYVDLMLRRKRKDL from the coding sequence ATGACGAAAAAATTTGAAAATGACCCATTTAAAAGAACGTATACAAGTTTAGAGGACCTTGTTGACAGTATTAACGATACGTTTCAATGCCCTGTAACGATAGAGGATGCTAATCACCGTTTATTAGCATACAACTCTCACGAGGACGAAACCGACCCAGCTCGAATCTCGACCATTATTAAACGACGTGTTCCTGAAAAAGTAATTAATAAGCTTTGGAAGGAAGGAATTATTCCTCAGTTAATGGCAACCGACGAACCAATCCGAATTCCTGAAATTAAAGAAATTGGTTTACGTGATCGTGTTGCTGTATCCATTCGAAAAAATAATAAAGTATTAGGCTACATTTGGATTGTAGAAGAAAAAAATAAACTATCCGATAAGCAATTTTTACAACTTAAAAATGCGGCGAGCGCTGCAACAACATTATTAATTAAACTACATTTACAAAAAAAGAAAAAAGAAGAAGATTACCAAGATTTTTTCTGGCAACTCATAACAGGGCATTATAAATCTCAAGAAGAAATTAGTAAAAAGTTTTATCAATTAAATATATCCATGCCTGAACGATTTTCTGTTCTTGTCTTTCAGTTTGAACAAGAAATCTCAAGACAAATGGAAGACCATATCGCGTATTTAATATCAACAAGTCAAAAAATCACCAATCATTTTCTAGTCGTTATGCGAAATGAGCTTATTTTAATCGCTTCCCCTCACCCTTCTTATCCGGATGAGAAAAACTTTCGAGAATTTATTACCTTTTTTATAGCCGAAATGAAAAATAGGTTTTCGGTAGAAGGAATTAAAGGAAGTTCAGGAACGGTGTATGCCGACTTAGAAAGAGTGGAAACTAGTTATCAGGAAGCATTAAAAGTACTAGAAATGAAAGATGAATATCCGGAAGTACTGGAAGATGTATATCACTATCATCAGCTTGGTATGTTTCGGTATTTCGATGCGATTATGAAAGAAAAACGCTCCGATTCGTACGAACACCCAGCCATTTTTAAGCTTGAACAATATGATAAAGTAAACAACACAAACTTTTTAAAAACGTTAGAAGTTTTCATTAACGAAGATAGTAATATGAACGACGCTTCTAAAAAATTGTTTGTTCATATTAATACGTTAAATTATCGAATGAAACGCATTGTTGAAATTACCGAAATAGATTTAAAAAACGTGAACGAAAAAATGTCCATTTACGTAGATTTAATGCTACGACGCAAACGAAAGGATTTGTAA